A window of the Salegentibacter mishustinae genome harbors these coding sequences:
- a CDS encoding YihY/virulence factor BrkB family protein, giving the protein MSESKRRKYRGEEAKWPHQIPFTGWIDIGKRVYKEMKFDHVQIISAGVAFYFFLAIFPTIVAAISIYSLVLEPARIEEQISYLNLILPDRAFGMITDFLEPVLERSKKEIGWGLFISIMISIWSANKGTSALLQGINIAYDEIDNRGIIMKNLLSLLFTLGGLVIGLISLLIVIFFPLLVKNLGLTPQLENMLNWLRWVFLGLILIFNLSMIYKIAPYRTNPRFSWVSWGAVIGSLLWLAGSILFSWYVANFGSYDDLYGSFAAVAILMLWLFLTAFIILMGAEINSEMEHQTRYDTTIGLEKPMGERNAYHADHCAVEDPDEDC; this is encoded by the coding sequence ATGAGCGAAAGCAAGAGACGAAAGTACCGAGGAGAAGAAGCAAAATGGCCCCATCAAATCCCTTTTACCGGCTGGATAGATATTGGAAAACGTGTTTACAAGGAAATGAAATTTGACCACGTGCAGATAATTTCAGCCGGAGTTGCTTTTTATTTCTTTCTCGCTATTTTCCCCACTATCGTGGCCGCTATCTCGATTTACAGCCTGGTACTGGAACCAGCCCGAATTGAAGAACAAATTTCATACTTAAATTTAATTTTACCGGACCGGGCTTTTGGAATGATAACCGATTTCCTGGAACCCGTTCTGGAACGTTCTAAAAAGGAAATTGGCTGGGGATTATTCATAAGTATCATGATAAGTATTTGGAGTGCCAATAAGGGAACAAGTGCACTTTTGCAAGGTATTAATATTGCTTACGATGAAATTGATAACCGGGGAATAATCATGAAAAATCTGCTTAGCCTACTATTTACCCTGGGAGGTTTAGTGATAGGACTTATAAGCTTATTAATTGTGATCTTCTTTCCTTTACTCGTAAAAAACCTTGGCTTAACTCCTCAATTAGAAAACATGCTAAACTGGTTACGCTGGGTTTTTCTTGGATTGATCTTAATCTTTAATTTAAGCATGATCTATAAAATTGCTCCTTACCGAACAAATCCAAGGTTTAGCTGGGTTAGCTGGGGCGCTGTAATTGGCTCATTATTGTGGCTGGCAGGTTCTATATTATTTTCCTGGTATGTAGCGAATTTTGGAAGTTACGACGATCTTTACGGAAGTTTTGCTGCGGTAGCCATTTTAATGCTATGGCTGTTTCTCACGGCTTTTATCATATTAATGGGAGCCGAAATAAATTCAGAAATGGAACATCAAACCCGATATGACACCACAATAGGATTAGAAAAACCAATGGGAGAAAGAAACGCCTACCACGCTGATCATTGCGCCGTAGAAGATCCCGATGAGGATTGTTAA
- a CDS encoding histidine decarboxylase: MNKRNLAEKDRERLENLKESLGRSRDTFLGYPVSKDFDYSELNPFLQYPINNLGDPFEEGTWKVQTHQMEKEVVAFFARLFRAQPKDYWGYVTNGGSESNLYGLYLAREMYPKAMVYYSESTHYSVRKNIHLLNIPSIVIRSQENGEIDYEDFENTLRMNRHKPAIVLTTFGTTMKEAKDDVSRIKGILRNLAVQDHYIHCDAALSGSYGAFMEPRVPFDFKDGADSISISGHKFVGSPIPCGVIITKRGHRDRIAKGISYIGSLDTTITGSRNGHSPLFLWYALKQLGGEGMKARYLHGLEVAEYCKNQLNEIGVKAWSNPGSLTVVMPRTPEAVKQKWQLATEGEVSHIICMPNVTKSQIDEFIEDLAKTEELEEEEFGFDL; encoded by the coding sequence GTGAACAAGCGAAATTTAGCAGAAAAAGACAGAGAAAGATTAGAAAATTTAAAGGAAAGCTTAGGGAGATCGAGAGATACTTTCCTTGGATACCCGGTTTCTAAAGACTTCGATTATTCTGAGCTTAACCCATTTTTACAATATCCAATTAATAACCTTGGCGATCCTTTTGAAGAGGGAACCTGGAAAGTGCAAACACACCAAATGGAAAAGGAAGTAGTGGCTTTCTTTGCCAGGCTTTTTAGAGCGCAACCAAAAGATTATTGGGGTTATGTAACCAATGGAGGTTCTGAAAGTAATTTGTATGGTCTTTACCTGGCTCGGGAAATGTATCCTAAGGCAATGGTGTACTATTCAGAATCTACTCATTATAGTGTGCGCAAGAATATTCATCTGCTAAATATTCCGAGTATTGTAATAAGGTCGCAGGAGAACGGCGAGATAGATTATGAAGATTTTGAGAATACCCTTAGAATGAATCGGCATAAACCTGCTATAGTGCTTACCACTTTTGGAACTACGATGAAGGAGGCTAAAGATGATGTTTCTCGAATAAAAGGTATTCTAAGAAATCTTGCGGTGCAGGATCACTATATTCATTGTGATGCGGCACTCTCAGGAAGCTACGGTGCTTTTATGGAACCCAGGGTGCCTTTCGATTTTAAGGATGGTGCCGATAGTATATCTATTAGCGGGCATAAGTTTGTAGGCTCACCTATTCCTTGCGGAGTGATCATCACCAAAAGAGGTCATCGAGATCGCATTGCGAAGGGTATTTCTTATATAGGTTCTCTAGACACTACGATTACCGGTTCCAGGAATGGGCATAGTCCCTTGTTTTTATGGTATGCCCTAAAGCAATTGGGGGGAGAAGGGATGAAAGCTCGTTACCTACACGGACTTGAAGTTGCCGAATATTGCAAAAATCAGCTTAATGAAATAGGAGTGAAGGCATGGAGTAATCCTGGTTCTCTTACCGTGGTGATGCCAAGAACGCCTGAAGCGGTAAAACAAAAATGGCAACTGGCTACCGAGGGAGAGGTATCACATATTATCTGTATGCCTAACGTTACTAAAAGCCAGATTGACGAATTCATTGAAGACCTGGCAAAAACAGAGGAATTAGAGGAAGAGGAATTTGGATTTGACTTGTGA
- a CDS encoding phage integrase SAM-like domain-containing protein yields the protein MATIYFLYRSKRQQAPLTVRLQDKDKNHKKFQFEAKTELEVPKEYWNTTRHKRRGLDAVDKRKIAEVNSKLSELEDFLLSKYKKQKPKPEQKNWLKEILYNFYKPEEDEHVDDEIKSDLITDCIQELIDNAHTRENARGGLGISLSRVKSYKNLLNVFKKYQGAKKYRVKDVDIKFGRKFLDWLLSSQNYSEGYARKKIDDLKSVCADAEINGLEVSHQLKKVKGGKTKNDFIIYLTPDELHRIEKAELESDSLKNVRKWLLLGCNIGQRGGDLLRLSKDNFITRNGLELIELKQQKTGKNVTIPVLPTTKEILKEGLPYQIALQNFNNDLKILCNTVGINSLTEGAKIVMLDENGEILEKDEKGRYKKKGTKRKITGTFPKYELITSHVCRRTFATNQYGIFPTPLLMRITAHSTEKMFLGYIGKSAMDSAQQIADLYEKLAAKS from the coding sequence ATGGCTACAATATATTTTCTTTACCGTTCCAAAAGGCAACAAGCTCCACTTACAGTGCGCCTACAAGATAAGGATAAAAATCACAAAAAGTTTCAATTTGAAGCTAAAACAGAGTTGGAGGTTCCAAAAGAGTATTGGAATACTACAAGGCATAAAAGGCGGGGTTTAGATGCAGTTGACAAAAGAAAAATAGCCGAAGTTAATTCAAAACTGTCCGAATTAGAAGACTTTCTTCTTTCTAAGTATAAGAAGCAAAAACCCAAACCTGAACAGAAAAATTGGCTTAAAGAAATTCTTTACAATTTTTACAAGCCAGAGGAAGATGAACATGTGGATGATGAAATTAAAAGTGATTTAATAACAGATTGTATTCAAGAATTAATAGATAATGCTCATACCCGAGAAAATGCTCGAGGAGGCTTGGGAATCTCTTTAAGTAGGGTTAAATCCTATAAAAACCTTTTGAACGTTTTCAAAAAGTACCAAGGGGCTAAAAAATATCGAGTGAAAGATGTAGATATCAAATTTGGTAGAAAATTTTTAGATTGGCTGCTCAGTTCACAAAATTATTCTGAAGGTTACGCCAGAAAGAAAATTGATGATCTCAAATCAGTCTGTGCAGATGCCGAAATAAATGGTTTAGAAGTTAGTCATCAACTTAAGAAGGTTAAAGGAGGAAAAACAAAAAATGACTTCATCATTTATTTAACTCCGGATGAACTTCATAGAATTGAAAAGGCCGAATTAGAATCTGATAGCCTTAAGAATGTTAGGAAATGGCTTTTATTGGGTTGCAATATTGGACAAAGAGGAGGTGATCTACTTCGACTATCGAAAGATAATTTTATCACAAGAAATGGGTTGGAACTAATTGAACTGAAACAACAGAAGACAGGCAAAAATGTTACTATACCTGTGCTTCCTACTACCAAAGAAATTTTAAAAGAAGGACTACCCTACCAAATAGCCCTTCAAAATTTTAATAACGATTTAAAAATTCTATGTAATACGGTTGGAATAAATTCGCTTACAGAAGGAGCAAAAATTGTTATGCTTGATGAAAACGGAGAAATACTTGAAAAAGACGAAAAAGGCCGTTATAAAAAGAAAGGCACTAAAAGGAAAATAACCGGCACTTTCCCCAAATACGAATTGATTACTTCTCACGTATGCCGCAGGACTTTTGCAACTAACCAATACGGTATATTTCCAACACCATTATTAATGAGAATCACCGCACATAGTACGGAAAAAATGTTCTTAGGATATATAGGGAAATCTGCTATGGATAGTGCCCAGCAAATAGCAGATTTATACGAAAAACTGGCGGCTAAAAGTTGA
- a CDS encoding RteC domain-containing protein, translating into MKPKNIEYNQLQLPVLKLCSLKQFLEIDINSAFYDFYFKKAHGRYFKVDMEIFMRDLYNDILIFINNYKVMPYQVKAYFNTTYKRPLLYKGVPLQTKEKYHFLLFEAIVQQITGVLAVDKNLPSLPIQSQPHLLTEYDFIQAFHNKLEEFHLPEKDNIITEFFTFHNPLPQYSQQDTLDFKKSILSLDKHYKVNSILQERELKEFREENRIKWLGTPLELAELIKALIQAKKINGGSEKEVFDFFQQLLDLPFDKREKLQSIRKRSTDLTPLIHELEFHLKQWINRS; encoded by the coding sequence ATGAAGCCGAAAAATATTGAATATAACCAGTTACAGCTACCAGTTTTAAAGCTATGTTCCTTAAAGCAATTCCTGGAAATCGATATCAATTCCGCATTTTACGATTTTTATTTTAAGAAAGCCCACGGAAGGTATTTTAAGGTTGATATGGAAATCTTTATGAGGGACCTGTATAACGATATTCTAATCTTCATCAATAATTATAAAGTCATGCCTTACCAGGTCAAGGCCTATTTCAATACTACTTATAAAAGACCTCTACTCTATAAAGGAGTACCGTTACAAACAAAAGAAAAATACCACTTCCTATTATTTGAAGCTATTGTTCAGCAAATAACAGGAGTCTTAGCTGTCGATAAAAATTTACCGAGCTTACCCATACAAAGTCAACCCCATCTACTTACTGAATATGATTTTATTCAAGCTTTTCATAATAAACTGGAGGAATTTCATCTTCCAGAGAAGGATAATATTATCACCGAATTTTTCACCTTCCATAATCCGCTACCACAATATTCCCAACAGGACACTTTAGATTTCAAAAAATCTATTCTCAGCCTTGATAAACATTATAAAGTAAATAGTATTTTACAAGAGCGGGAATTGAAAGAATTCCGCGAGGAAAATCGTATTAAATGGCTGGGTACTCCTCTCGAACTGGCCGAGTTAATTAAAGCACTTATCCAGGCTAAAAAAATTAATGGCGGATCCGAAAAAGAAGTATTTGATTTTTTTCAGCAACTATTAGATTTACCTTTTGACAAGCGTGAAAAACTTCAATCTATAAGAAAACGTTCCACAGACTTAACACCCTTAATTCACGAGCTGGAATTCCATTTGAAACAATGGATAAACCGATCTTAA
- a CDS encoding helix-turn-helix domain-containing protein, with amino-acid sequence MKKVIQLHQTTPEELVNVILLGVKKEIEILKQEFRPKEPEEYLTRTEVSKMLKIDLSTVHHWTKRGKLKPYGLGRRVYYKRSEIEQALIDLSPIH; translated from the coding sequence ATGAAAAAAGTTATCCAACTACACCAGACAACTCCTGAAGAATTAGTAAACGTTATTCTACTTGGAGTGAAAAAAGAAATTGAAATCCTTAAACAAGAATTTCGTCCAAAGGAACCGGAAGAATACCTCACAAGAACTGAAGTTTCTAAAATGCTTAAAATTGACCTTTCAACTGTGCACCACTGGACCAAGCGGGGCAAACTGAAACCATACGGATTAGGACGACGTGTGTATTATAAGCGAAGCGAAATTGAACAGGCACTTATTGATTTAAGCCCAATCCATTAG
- a CDS encoding P-loop NTPase family protein yields the protein MTSTQFPAMVSKPVVQKRQSEFKIAPVSKEVFWKLFRSLYPEFQITEGNQQIVFSIFRYFLQQQNFNEFEIIKNKPGLDKGLLVYGGYGVGKSTLFDAIHNIGRIILKQTRSTQLWFPQISTVHLLTRYYESQQNKNSNFKLEDYYRGKLYLDDVGKENKAYNREEIIGKLLYERHRRRLKTFVTTNENPSAISARYGHHIGDRLPEMFNIIKWEGRSWRE from the coding sequence ATGACTAGTACTCAGTTTCCAGCTATGGTATCCAAGCCTGTTGTACAAAAGAGGCAATCTGAGTTTAAAATAGCTCCAGTTAGCAAAGAAGTGTTCTGGAAGTTGTTTCGCAGCCTATATCCCGAATTCCAAATAACAGAGGGAAACCAACAAATAGTTTTCAGCATTTTCCGCTATTTCCTACAACAGCAAAATTTTAATGAATTTGAGATCATAAAAAATAAACCAGGACTTGACAAAGGATTGTTGGTGTATGGAGGTTACGGCGTAGGAAAATCCACGCTTTTTGATGCCATCCATAACATTGGTAGAATAATTCTGAAGCAAACCCGAAGCACACAACTTTGGTTCCCCCAGATTTCGACAGTTCATTTACTGACCCGGTATTACGAATCGCAACAGAATAAAAACAGCAATTTCAAACTGGAAGATTATTACCGCGGAAAACTGTACCTGGATGATGTGGGTAAAGAAAACAAGGCTTATAACCGGGAAGAGATTATCGGAAAATTGCTTTATGAAAGACACCGGCGAAGATTAAAAACTTTTGTGACTACCAATGAAAACCCCTCAGCAATATCGGCCCGGTATGGACATCATATTGGAGACCGGTTGCCTGAAATGTTCAATATCATTAAATGGGAAGGTAGAAGTTGGCGAGAATGA
- a CDS encoding BfmA/BtgA family mobilization protein, which yields MTKSRLQLKASTAKRFREFSKKNNSNQSETLDLILDFFEKNNLSPFETLVPSKVSLEQLIKKRINAVIALLKDMEKNKINPTLAILQSLIEAADPKNNYENRKRDYEEDDTHPDFYK from the coding sequence ATGACAAAATCAAGGCTTCAATTGAAAGCGAGTACAGCAAAAAGATTCCGGGAGTTTTCTAAAAAGAACAATAGTAACCAGTCCGAAACTTTAGACCTGATTCTCGACTTTTTTGAGAAAAATAATCTCTCTCCTTTTGAGACTTTAGTTCCTTCAAAAGTGAGCCTTGAACAACTTATTAAAAAAAGAATAAATGCAGTAATCGCCCTTTTGAAGGATATGGAAAAGAATAAAATAAACCCAACTTTAGCCATTTTACAATCCCTAATAGAAGCTGCAGATCCCAAAAATAATTACGAGAATCGGAAAAGAGATTACGAAGAAGACGATACACATCCTGATTTTTATAAATAA
- a CDS encoding helix-turn-helix domain-containing protein — MLELVTIKQTKEELGKWCKLQRGRFELSQQELADQLGISRYTIQKFESGKNSTIDTILKIAHHFDDLEKFYNGVKAYNEKNTNSSLY; from the coding sequence ATGCTCGAACTCGTCACTATAAAGCAAACCAAAGAAGAACTAGGTAAATGGTGCAAACTTCAGAGAGGTCGTTTTGAATTAAGCCAGCAAGAATTGGCTGATCAACTGGGAATATCTCGATATACTATTCAAAAATTTGAAAGTGGTAAAAATTCAACAATTGATACCATTTTAAAAATTGCCCACCATTTCGATGATTTGGAGAAGTTTTATAATGGTGTAAAAGCTTATAATGAAAAAAATACTAATAGCTCCTTATATTAA
- a CDS encoding type II toxin-antitoxin system HipA family toxin: MAKNTILNVKLFDYEVGKLGYDLDQRKSFFQYNPEFLETNELLNIFPYIIKRIKPVQVFSEFEGNTFKGLPPAIADSLPDMFGNIIFKEWFEANNKDKTKLTPLEQLTYVANRGMGALEYEPAQNIPKTSAIDLEEIIEVLKKVIDQKEQTSEKNFDNLALLNIFKMGTSAGGARPKLLISENIETGEIIPGDIVSSRDYKHYLVKLSLNEGKYNKEVIEYAYYKMATAAGITMMPSKLINDKHFTTLRYDRQNGTKQHVLTASGLTGWDFQKPDNSSYENLFKLALDLKVPYNEIQEIFKRMVFNLVFANIDDHLKNHSFIYDKNSDKWNLAPAYDLTYPLNVDFNYHKISRALSINNKRDNIQLKDLLGLAEEFSVKNPKGIIEKVQEQISEWPRISEELNIPAYIVEKISKDFKIFI; encoded by the coding sequence ATGGCTAAAAATACTATCCTAAATGTAAAACTATTTGATTATGAGGTTGGAAAGTTAGGTTACGATTTGGATCAACGAAAAAGTTTCTTTCAGTATAATCCTGAATTTTTAGAAACCAATGAATTGCTGAACATTTTTCCATATATCATTAAACGAATAAAACCTGTACAGGTATTCTCTGAATTTGAAGGAAATACTTTTAAAGGACTTCCTCCCGCCATAGCTGATTCCCTTCCAGATATGTTTGGAAATATCATTTTTAAGGAATGGTTTGAAGCCAATAATAAAGATAAAACTAAACTCACCCCACTGGAGCAGTTAACCTATGTAGCTAATCGTGGGATGGGTGCTTTGGAATATGAACCGGCACAAAATATTCCAAAAACTTCAGCAATTGACCTGGAAGAAATAATTGAAGTATTAAAAAAAGTAATTGATCAGAAAGAACAGACATCAGAAAAGAATTTTGATAACCTGGCTTTACTAAATATTTTCAAAATGGGTACCTCTGCCGGTGGTGCCAGACCAAAACTTTTAATTTCAGAAAACATTGAAACAGGAGAGATTATTCCGGGAGATATTGTTTCCTCTAGAGATTACAAACATTACCTGGTAAAGCTTTCTTTAAACGAAGGTAAATACAATAAAGAAGTTATAGAATATGCTTACTATAAGATGGCTACCGCTGCAGGAATAACAATGATGCCTTCTAAATTGATTAACGATAAACATTTCACTACGCTTAGGTACGATAGGCAAAATGGAACAAAGCAACACGTTTTAACCGCAAGCGGTTTGACAGGATGGGACTTCCAAAAACCAGATAACTCATCTTATGAAAATCTTTTCAAATTAGCACTGGATTTAAAAGTACCATACAATGAGATTCAGGAAATTTTTAAGCGAATGGTTTTCAATCTGGTCTTTGCTAATATTGATGATCATCTAAAAAATCATTCTTTTATATATGATAAGAATTCTGACAAATGGAACCTCGCTCCTGCTTACGACCTCACCTACCCATTAAACGTAGATTTCAATTATCATAAAATCAGTCGTGCGCTGTCTATTAATAATAAACGTGATAACATCCAGCTAAAGGATTTACTTGGATTAGCAGAAGAATTTTCCGTGAAAAACCCGAAAGGAATTATTGAGAAAGTTCAGGAGCAGATTTCTGAATGGCCGCGAATATCAGAAGAGCTTAATATTCCTGCTTACATTGTAGAAAAAATCTCCAAAGACTTCAAAATCTTTATTTAA
- a CDS encoding TM1802 family CRISPR-associated protein, whose protein sequence is MQDRAITDIGKLEFKKNSDLKPYELFTQEPYPNKICKMLLIEFQQKDGEISFKGIDVQNVNEQNYSRYAYRKGSARGGDITFTTKFGDLDKKLNTLINTQFPNLIELSETEEIENVGFFKDWKNSFIENYDQLKEELQKAYDNQEKQDKLNSAFTLTIDVDGKRKLLSDFNSVQQLIAKNGIEGNYKKYGVTSKGEYKECSVCHKSKPEVYGFGSPFKYSTVDKTGTVSGFFNQKNNWINYPICETCAIEMELGKNYITKYLTKYFFGKSYFLIPKAVLPNDTESLNNALSLFNEIDYQIKNSESISSSEDFLMERIGDINNNVFTLNLLFFEENPTTKAIKIKMMLEEIPPSRFRKLFIEVPKIVNKNPLFKDIDYHYKKKQKQDLRFSFRLIKQFFEDNFYEMTYKIFMGRKINEKELHKRFMKVIRANYIKKANNEGFVERGDLLIAKCYLLQNYFSELNLINYEN, encoded by the coding sequence ATGCAAGACAGGGCAATAACAGATATTGGAAAATTAGAATTTAAGAAGAACTCAGACCTTAAGCCATATGAGCTTTTCACACAAGAACCCTATCCTAATAAAATTTGTAAGATGCTTTTGATTGAATTCCAGCAAAAGGATGGAGAAATATCCTTTAAAGGAATTGACGTGCAAAATGTAAATGAGCAAAACTATTCACGATACGCTTATCGTAAAGGTTCTGCGCGTGGTGGTGATATTACGTTCACAACCAAATTTGGTGATTTAGACAAAAAACTAAACACTCTTATTAATACCCAATTCCCAAACTTAATTGAACTATCTGAAACAGAAGAAATAGAAAATGTTGGCTTTTTCAAAGACTGGAAAAACTCGTTTATTGAGAATTACGATCAGCTTAAGGAAGAATTGCAAAAAGCATATGACAATCAAGAAAAACAGGATAAGCTCAATAGCGCATTTACTCTAACCATTGACGTAGATGGTAAAAGAAAGCTATTATCTGATTTTAATTCAGTACAGCAATTAATTGCCAAAAATGGAATAGAAGGAAATTACAAAAAATATGGAGTTACTTCTAAGGGCGAATATAAAGAGTGTAGCGTATGTCATAAATCTAAACCGGAAGTTTATGGTTTTGGCTCTCCCTTTAAATATAGCACAGTAGATAAAACAGGAACAGTGAGCGGGTTCTTTAATCAGAAAAACAACTGGATAAATTATCCTATTTGTGAAACTTGTGCGATTGAAATGGAATTGGGAAAAAACTACATCACGAAATACCTTACAAAATATTTTTTTGGTAAAAGTTACTTCTTAATTCCCAAAGCAGTTCTCCCTAACGATACCGAATCACTGAATAATGCTTTAAGCCTTTTTAATGAAATTGATTATCAAATAAAAAACAGTGAATCTATTTCCTCTTCTGAAGATTTTTTGATGGAAAGAATTGGAGACATCAATAACAATGTATTCACATTAAACCTTCTTTTTTTTGAAGAAAACCCTACCACGAAAGCAATTAAAATAAAGATGATGCTGGAAGAAATCCCTCCATCACGGTTTCGGAAATTGTTTATTGAAGTTCCGAAAATAGTAAATAAGAATCCCCTTTTTAAGGATATCGATTATCACTACAAGAAGAAGCAAAAACAAGACTTGCGATTTAGTTTTAGATTAATCAAACAATTCTTCGAGGATAATTTCTATGAAATGACCTATAAAATATTTATGGGTAGAAAAATAAATGAAAAGGAATTGCATAAACGCTTTATGAAAGTTATACGGGCAAATTATATTAAAAAGGCAAATAACGAAGGTTTTGTTGAAAGGGGGGATTTATTAATTGCGAAGTGCTATTTACTCCAAAACTATTTTTCAGAACTCAATCTAATTAATTATGAAAACTAA
- a CDS encoding TM1802 family CRISPR-associated protein, giving the protein MVTEEEKEEISKKVSFDFEKLKGFISENEDFVKKDASAGIFSLGVLVHLVFSMQQANLGSTPFEKKLKGLHIASRDVERIYTEAVEKINQYSYQNTYKDLREFIADKLSTHKKEIEKMSNQEISFNFVCGLELGRKFKS; this is encoded by the coding sequence ATGGTAACCGAAGAAGAAAAAGAAGAAATCAGTAAAAAAGTTTCATTCGATTTTGAAAAGCTTAAAGGCTTCATATCAGAAAACGAAGATTTTGTAAAAAAAGATGCATCAGCAGGAATTTTCAGCCTTGGTGTGCTCGTTCATTTGGTTTTTAGTATGCAACAAGCCAACCTAGGCAGTACACCTTTTGAGAAAAAACTAAAGGGATTGCATATTGCATCGAGAGATGTTGAGCGAATTTATACAGAGGCAGTAGAAAAGATAAATCAATATTCCTATCAGAATACCTATAAAGACCTTCGTGAATTTATCGCCGATAAGTTAAGTACTCATAAAAAGGAGATCGAAAAAATGTCTAATCAGGAAATCTCATTCAATTTTGTATGTGGACTTGAATTAGGAAGAAAATTTAAATCTTAA
- the cas7b gene encoding type I-B CRISPR-associated protein Cas7/Csh2: protein MEEIKNRSEILFLYEIENANPNGDPLNENRPRFDTEENKVLVSDVRLKRTIRDYWFEYKGFNGSNGKDIFVRETKYSDGKEEYISSGSRRAELFKESSDKVLETCIDVRVFGGVLPIKKDTFTYTGPVQFQMGKSLHQTEIITEQGTGAFASGDKKKQTTFRTEYKIPYSLIGFNGIVNEKAAQYTKMTEEDRKLLLEGIWNGTKNLISRSKFGQNPLLLFTVNYKEPYYIGGLRQRLKIHSEKSDLQIRNTEDYKVDLTGLLKEIKAQSDKITSVEVQVDSRLEFLNNGEAYSLENKTYQVNDF from the coding sequence ATGGAAGAAATTAAAAACCGATCAGAAATCTTATTTCTATATGAAATAGAAAATGCAAATCCCAATGGCGATCCCTTAAATGAAAACCGTCCAAGATTTGATACAGAAGAAAATAAAGTACTCGTTTCAGATGTACGCCTAAAGAGAACAATTAGAGATTATTGGTTTGAATACAAAGGCTTTAATGGCTCTAATGGCAAAGATATTTTCGTAAGAGAAACGAAATATTCTGATGGTAAAGAAGAATATATTTCATCTGGTTCACGAAGGGCTGAATTGTTCAAAGAAAGTAGTGACAAAGTATTAGAAACTTGTATTGATGTTCGGGTTTTTGGAGGTGTTTTGCCAATCAAAAAGGACACGTTTACTTATACTGGACCTGTACAATTTCAAATGGGTAAATCATTGCATCAAACGGAAATTATTACGGAACAAGGAACAGGTGCTTTTGCTTCAGGGGATAAAAAGAAACAAACTACATTTAGAACAGAATATAAAATTCCGTACTCACTTATTGGTTTCAATGGAATTGTAAATGAAAAAGCTGCACAATATACCAAAATGACCGAAGAAGACCGGAAATTATTACTAGAAGGTATTTGGAATGGAACAAAAAACCTCATTTCACGTTCTAAATTTGGCCAGAATCCTTTATTGCTTTTTACCGTAAACTATAAGGAACCGTATTATATCGGAGGTTTGAGACAGCGTTTAAAAATTCACTCCGAAAAAAGTGATTTACAAATAAGAAATACCGAAGATTATAAAGTAGATCTTACAGGACTGCTTAAAGAAATTAAGGCACAATCTGATAAAATCACTTCTGTAGAGGTTCAGGTTGATAGTCGCTTAGAATTTTTGAACAATGGTGAAGCCTATTCTTTAGAAAACAAAACATACCAGGTAAATGATTTCTAA